Proteins encoded by one window of Pseudomonas coleopterorum:
- a CDS encoding M20/M25/M40 family metallo-hydrolase: protein MPVRPSRITAIAAACLFSLSTHAAELPAADLYKQAQAEQPSYLETVKELVSVDTGTGQEKGLATISALLVKRLKELGATVQTTPATPSVGDNIVGTFKGTGSKNFLLMVHYDTVFGPGTAAKRPFRTDQERAYGPGVADAKGGVAMILHALKLLKAQGFDGYGTLTVLFNPDEEMGSAGSKKIIAELAAQHDYVFSYEPPNKDAVTTATNGINGLFLEVKGRSSHAGSAPEDGRNALTELAHQLVQLKDLGDPDKGTTVNWTMAKAGEKRNIIPAIATAEADMRYSDIEETDRVLAQGQRLIRKQLIDDTQVSLRLEKGRPPLAKNSGSEQLAGVAQKAYAAIDKSIEPIAMRFGTDAGYAYVPGSDKPAVLETMGVVGAGLHADDEYIELSSIAPRLYLTLSMIRTLSTP from the coding sequence ATGCCTGTTCGACCCTCACGCATCACCGCAATCGCTGCAGCCTGCCTGTTCTCCCTGTCGACCCACGCCGCCGAGCTGCCCGCCGCCGACCTCTACAAACAAGCCCAGGCCGAACAACCCAGCTACCTGGAAACGGTCAAGGAGCTGGTTTCGGTCGACACCGGTACCGGCCAGGAAAAAGGCCTGGCGACGATCAGCGCACTGCTGGTCAAGCGTCTCAAAGAACTGGGCGCCACGGTCCAGACCACCCCGGCCACGCCGTCGGTAGGCGACAACATCGTCGGCACCTTCAAGGGCACCGGCAGCAAGAATTTCCTGCTCATGGTCCACTACGACACCGTGTTCGGCCCCGGCACTGCGGCCAAGCGCCCGTTCCGCACCGACCAGGAGCGTGCCTACGGCCCAGGTGTGGCCGATGCCAAGGGCGGGGTGGCGATGATCCTGCACGCGCTGAAACTGCTCAAGGCCCAGGGCTTCGACGGCTACGGCACGCTCACCGTGCTGTTCAACCCGGACGAGGAAATGGGCTCGGCCGGCTCGAAAAAAATCATCGCCGAACTGGCCGCTCAACACGACTACGTCTTTTCCTACGAACCACCGAACAAGGACGCAGTGACCACCGCCACCAACGGCATCAACGGGCTGTTCCTGGAGGTCAAGGGTCGCTCGTCCCACGCCGGTTCCGCGCCCGAAGACGGGCGCAATGCGCTCACCGAACTGGCCCACCAGTTGGTCCAGCTCAAGGACCTGGGTGATCCCGACAAGGGCACCACGGTGAACTGGACCATGGCCAAGGCGGGTGAGAAGCGCAACATCATCCCCGCCATCGCGACGGCCGAGGCCGACATGCGCTACTCGGACATCGAGGAAACCGACCGCGTGCTTGCCCAAGGCCAGCGCCTGATCCGCAAGCAGCTGATCGACGACACCCAGGTCAGCCTGCGTCTGGAAAAAGGCCGGCCGCCCCTGGCCAAGAACAGCGGCTCCGAGCAATTGGCCGGGGTCGCGCAGAAGGCCTACGCGGCGATCGACAAGTCCATCGAACCGATCGCCATGCGCTTCGGCACCGACGCCGGCTATGCCTACGTGCCGGGCAGCGACAAGCCTGCGGTACTGGAAACCATGGGCGTGGTGGGCGCGGGCTTGCACGCCGATGACGAATACATCGAGCTGAGCAGCATTGCGCCGCGGCTGTACCTGACGTTGTCGATGATTCGCACCCTGTCGACGCCGTGA
- the radA gene encoding DNA repair protein RadA, with protein sequence MAKAKRMYGCTECGATFPKWAGQCGECGAWNTLVETVIESGAAAPPSGRTGWAGQQAQLKTLAEVSIEEIPRFSTASAELDRVLGGGLVDGSVVLIGGDPGIGKSTILLQTLCNIATRMPALYVTGEESQQQVAMRARRLGLPQDKLKVMTETCIETIIATAKVEQPKVMVIDSIQTIFTENLQSAPGGVSQVRESAALLVRYAKQSGTAIFLVGHVTKEGALAGPRVLEHMVDTVLYFEGESDGRLRLLRAVKNRFGAVNELGVFGMTDKGLKEVSNPSAIFLTRAQEEVPGSVVMATWEGTRPMLVEVQALVDDSHLSNPRRVTLGLDQNRLAMLLAVLHRHGGIPTHDQDVFLNVVGGVKVLETASDLALLAAIMSSLRNRPLPHDLLVFGEVGLSGEVRPVPSGQERLKEAAKHGFKRAIVPKANAPKEAPPGLQIIAVTRLEQALDALFE encoded by the coding sequence ATGGCCAAGGCAAAGCGCATGTACGGCTGCACCGAGTGCGGTGCCACGTTCCCCAAATGGGCCGGCCAATGCGGCGAATGCGGTGCCTGGAACACTCTGGTGGAAACGGTCATCGAAAGCGGCGCCGCCGCACCGCCCAGCGGCCGCACCGGCTGGGCAGGGCAGCAGGCCCAGCTCAAGACCCTGGCCGAAGTCAGCATCGAGGAGATCCCGCGCTTCTCGACCGCCTCGGCCGAACTGGACCGCGTGCTCGGCGGCGGTCTGGTCGATGGCTCGGTGGTGCTGATCGGCGGCGATCCGGGCATCGGCAAGTCCACCATCCTCCTGCAGACCCTGTGCAACATCGCCACGCGCATGCCTGCGCTTTACGTCACCGGCGAAGAGTCGCAGCAACAGGTCGCCATGCGTGCGCGGCGCCTGGGGTTGCCCCAGGACAAGCTCAAGGTGATGACCGAGACCTGCATCGAAACCATCATCGCCACCGCCAAGGTCGAACAGCCCAAGGTCATGGTGATCGACTCGATCCAGACCATCTTCACCGAAAACCTGCAGTCCGCGCCCGGCGGCGTGTCCCAGGTGCGTGAAAGCGCAGCGCTGCTGGTGCGCTACGCCAAGCAGAGCGGCACCGCCATCTTCCTGGTCGGCCACGTGACCAAGGAAGGCGCCCTGGCGGGCCCCCGCGTACTCGAGCACATGGTCGACACCGTGCTCTATTTCGAAGGTGAATCCGATGGCCGCCTGCGCTTGCTGCGCGCCGTGAAGAACCGCTTCGGCGCGGTCAACGAGCTGGGCGTGTTCGGCATGACCGACAAGGGCCTCAAGGAAGTCTCCAACCCGTCGGCGATCTTTCTGACCCGAGCCCAGGAAGAAGTCCCCGGCAGTGTGGTCATGGCTACGTGGGAAGGCACTCGGCCGATGCTGGTGGAAGTGCAGGCCCTGGTCGACGACAGCCACCTGTCCAACCCACGGCGAGTCACCCTGGGCCTGGACCAGAACCGTCTGGCCATGCTGCTGGCGGTGCTGCATCGGCACGGCGGCATTCCCACCCACGACCAGGACGTGTTCCTCAACGTGGTGGGCGGGGTGAAAGTGCTGGAAACCGCCTCCGACCTGGCGTTGCTTGCGGCGATCATGTCCAGCCTGCGCAACCGCCCGCTGCCCCACGACCTGCTGGTGTTCGGCGAAGTGGGTCTGTCCGGCGAGGTGCGCCCGGTCCCCAGTGGTCAGGAGCGGCTCAAGGAAGCGGCCAAGCACGGCTTCAAGCGCGCCATCGTGCCCAAGGCCAACGCCCCCAAGGAGGCCCCACCGGGCCTGCAGATCATCGCCGTGACCCGCCTCGAACAGGCGCTGGATGCCTTGTTCGAGTAG
- the mscL gene encoding large-conductance mechanosensitive channel protein MscL → MSVLSEFKAFAVKGNVVDMAVGIIIGAAFGKIVSSFVGDVIMPPLGLLIGGVDFSDLAITLRAAVGDAPAVVLAYGKFIQTVVDFIIVAFAIFMGVKAINRLRHQEEKKPAAPAAPSKEEVLLSEIRDLLKEQNGKGTVVTTAPTPGPQI, encoded by the coding sequence ATGAGCGTGCTAAGTGAATTCAAGGCCTTTGCGGTCAAGGGCAATGTAGTCGACATGGCCGTTGGTATCATCATCGGTGCAGCCTTCGGCAAGATCGTTTCATCCTTCGTGGGCGATGTGATCATGCCGCCGCTCGGGCTGCTGATCGGTGGCGTGGATTTCAGCGACCTGGCCATCACGCTGCGTGCGGCGGTCGGTGATGCGCCGGCGGTGGTATTGGCCTATGGCAAGTTCATCCAGACAGTCGTCGATTTCATCATCGTGGCATTTGCCATCTTCATGGGCGTGAAGGCCATCAACCGCTTGCGTCATCAGGAAGAGAAGAAACCTGCGGCGCCTGCTGCACCTTCCAAGGAAGAAGTGCTGCTGAGCGAAATCCGTGACCTGCTCAAAGAGCAGAATGGCAAAGGCACCGTGGTCACGACTGCACCGACGCCTGGGCCGCAGATCTGA
- a CDS encoding ferredoxin--NADP reductase, producing the protein MTASAEKFTRQTILEVQPLTPSLFTLRTTRDAGFRFVAGQFARLGVTKADGSVVWRAYSMASSPFDEFLEFFSIVVPGGEFTSELSRLRLGDELLVEKLATGYLTLDRFVDGRDLWMLATGTGVAPFVSILQDFPVWEKFEHIKLVYSAREGQELAYRELIAGLEQRDYLAEFAGKLQFIPIVTREQVPGTLHGRITDLIQNGELEKAAGLELVPEHSRVMICGNPQMIDDTRQLLKGRDMNLSLSRRPGQVAVENYW; encoded by the coding sequence ATGACTGCCAGCGCAGAAAAATTCACCCGCCAGACCATCCTCGAGGTCCAGCCGCTGACCCCCAGCCTGTTCACCCTGCGCACCACCCGCGACGCCGGTTTCCGCTTCGTCGCCGGCCAGTTCGCCCGCCTGGGGGTGACCAAGGCCGATGGCAGCGTGGTGTGGCGCGCCTATTCGATGGCGTCCTCGCCGTTCGACGAGTTTCTCGAATTCTTCTCCATCGTCGTGCCGGGCGGCGAGTTCACCAGTGAACTGAGCCGGTTGCGCCTGGGAGACGAGCTGCTGGTGGAAAAGCTGGCAACGGGTTATCTGACCCTGGATCGCTTCGTCGACGGCCGTGACCTGTGGATGCTGGCGACCGGCACCGGCGTGGCCCCTTTCGTGTCGATCCTGCAGGACTTTCCCGTGTGGGAAAAATTCGAGCACATCAAGCTCGTATACAGCGCGCGGGAAGGTCAGGAGTTGGCGTATCGAGAGTTGATCGCTGGCCTGGAACAGCGGGACTACCTAGCCGAGTTTGCCGGCAAGCTGCAGTTCATCCCGATCGTGACCCGGGAGCAGGTGCCGGGCACGTTGCATGGCCGTATCACCGATCTCATTCAGAATGGCGAGCTGGAAAAAGCTGCCGGGTTGGAACTGGTGCCCGAGCATTCACGGGTGATGATCTGCGGCAACCCCCAGATGATCGACGACACCCGCCAACTGCTCAAGGGCCGTGACATGAACCTGAGCCTGAGCCGGCGCCCCGGCCAGGTTGCCGTCGAGAACTACTGGTAA
- a CDS encoding methyltransferase, whose amino-acid sequence MPVLTSPFAELDLIRQPDQPNEPLQAFDAADEYLLAHMAEHPLPAQARVLILNDSFGALAISLQGSVQLVSSGDSFLGALGLEKNLTRNGLPFDSIEFIPASAPVQGPFDRVLVRVPKTLALLEEQLIRLHGHLAPGAEVVAAGMVKHLPHAAGDLLEKYIGTMRPSLAVKKARLLIATDEGKPAPVSPYPTRYQLDDPRLTLLNHANVFCREGLDIGTRAFLPHLPRNLGAARVADLGCGNGVLAIASALANPHAHYTLVDESFMAVQSAQENWQAALGARQVEVRAGDGLAGQAPQSLDVVLCNPPFHQQQVVGDFLAWRMFQQAREALVTGGDLYIVGNRHLGYHSKLARLFRGVEQVAATPKFVVLRARK is encoded by the coding sequence ATGCCTGTACTGACTTCGCCCTTCGCTGAGCTCGACCTGATCCGCCAGCCCGATCAACCCAACGAGCCGTTGCAGGCGTTCGATGCGGCCGACGAGTACCTGCTGGCGCACATGGCCGAGCATCCCCTGCCCGCCCAGGCACGCGTGCTGATTCTCAACGACAGCTTCGGCGCGCTGGCCATCAGCCTGCAAGGCTCGGTGCAGTTGGTCAGCAGTGGCGATTCATTCCTCGGCGCATTGGGGCTGGAGAAGAACCTGACCCGCAATGGCCTGCCATTCGACAGCATCGAATTCATCCCCGCGAGCGCGCCGGTGCAGGGTCCGTTCGACCGCGTGCTGGTGCGTGTACCCAAGACCCTGGCCCTGCTCGAAGAACAGCTGATCCGCCTGCACGGCCACCTGGCGCCCGGTGCCGAGGTGGTCGCTGCCGGCATGGTCAAGCACTTGCCCCACGCTGCAGGTGATCTGCTGGAGAAATACATCGGCACGATGCGACCGTCACTGGCGGTCAAGAAGGCTCGGCTGTTGATCGCCACTGACGAAGGCAAGCCCGCGCCGGTATCGCCCTACCCGACCCGCTATCAGCTGGACGACCCCAGGCTGACGCTGCTCAACCACGCCAACGTGTTCTGCCGCGAAGGGCTGGACATCGGCACCCGCGCGTTCCTCCCGCACCTGCCGCGCAACCTCGGCGCAGCGCGGGTCGCCGACCTGGGCTGTGGCAACGGTGTGCTGGCCATCGCCAGCGCCCTGGCCAATCCGCACGCTCACTACACGCTGGTAGACGAGTCGTTCATGGCCGTGCAATCGGCGCAGGAAAACTGGCAGGCGGCGCTGGGTGCGCGCCAGGTCGAGGTGCGCGCCGGTGATGGCCTTGCCGGCCAGGCGCCGCAGTCGCTGGACGTGGTGCTGTGCAATCCGCCGTTCCACCAGCAGCAGGTGGTGGGTGACTTCCTCGCGTGGCGCATGTTCCAGCAGGCGCGCGAGGCGCTGGTCACCGGCGGCGACCTGTACATCGTCGGCAACCGCCACCTGGGTTATCACAGCAAGCTGGCCAGGCTGTTCCGTGGCGTCGAACAGGTGGCTGCCACGCCCAAGTTCGTCGTGCTGCGCGCGCGCAAGTGA
- a CDS encoding DUF2474 domain-containing protein, whose product MSEKPIVTHSEEKKPLWKRLGWLVVIYAGSVVALGVFAMLIRLFMTAAGMKSH is encoded by the coding sequence ATGAGCGAGAAACCGATCGTTACGCACAGCGAAGAGAAAAAGCCCTTGTGGAAACGCTTGGGCTGGCTGGTGGTGATCTATGCCGGCAGCGTCGTCGCGCTGGGCGTGTTTGCCATGTTGATCCGCCTGTTCATGACGGCGGCCGGGATGAAATCCCACTGA
- the cydB gene encoding cytochrome d ubiquinol oxidase subunit II, with translation MGIDLPFIWAVIIIFGIMMYVIMDGFDLGIGILFPFMKDEGDRDVMMNTVAPVWDGNETWLVLGGAALFGAFPLAYSVVLSALYLPLILMLMGLIFRGVAFEFRFKATAAKRHVWDKAFIGGSLTATFFQGVALGAYIDGIPVVGRNYAGGGLDWLTPFSLFCGLALIVAYALLGCTWLIMKTEGSLQQAMHKLAPPLTYGLLIVTGIVSIWTPLAHGDIATRWFSTPNLFYFLPVPILVLATVVGLLRSVKRNAHYTPFLLTLLLVFLGYSGLGISLWPNIIPPSISIWDASSPPQSQGFILVGTLFIIPIILVYTFWSYYVFRGKVTHEDGYH, from the coding sequence ATGGGTATCGATCTTCCATTCATCTGGGCCGTGATCATCATCTTCGGCATCATGATGTACGTGATCATGGACGGCTTCGACCTGGGCATCGGCATCCTGTTTCCCTTCATGAAGGATGAAGGCGACCGCGACGTCATGATGAACACCGTGGCACCGGTCTGGGACGGCAACGAAACCTGGCTGGTACTGGGCGGTGCGGCGCTGTTCGGCGCGTTTCCGCTGGCCTACTCGGTGGTGCTGTCGGCCCTGTACCTGCCGCTGATTCTGATGCTGATGGGTTTGATCTTCCGCGGCGTGGCGTTCGAGTTCCGCTTCAAGGCGACCGCAGCCAAGCGCCACGTGTGGGACAAGGCGTTCATCGGCGGCTCGCTGACAGCGACCTTCTTCCAGGGCGTGGCGCTGGGCGCGTACATCGACGGCATTCCCGTGGTCGGCCGCAACTACGCCGGGGGCGGCCTGGACTGGCTGACGCCGTTCAGCCTGTTCTGTGGCCTGGCGCTGATCGTGGCCTACGCCTTGCTCGGCTGCACCTGGCTGATCATGAAAACCGAAGGCAGCCTGCAGCAGGCCATGCACAAGCTGGCACCGCCACTGACCTACGGGCTGTTGATCGTCACCGGTATCGTCAGCATCTGGACACCCCTGGCCCATGGCGACATCGCCACGCGCTGGTTCAGCACGCCGAACCTGTTCTACTTCCTGCCGGTTCCGATCCTGGTACTGGCCACAGTGGTCGGGTTGCTGCGCTCGGTGAAGCGCAACGCGCACTACACGCCGTTCCTGCTGACCCTGCTGCTGGTGTTCCTGGGTTACAGCGGGCTGGGCATCAGCCTGTGGCCGAACATCATCCCACCATCGATCTCGATCTGGGACGCGTCGTCGCCGCCACAGAGCCAGGGCTTCATCCTGGTCGGCACGCTGTTCATCATCCCGATCATCCTGGTGTACACCTTCTGGAGCTACTACGTGTTCCGCGGCAAGGTCACCCACGAAGACGGCTACCACTAG
- a CDS encoding cytochrome ubiquinol oxidase subunit I, whose amino-acid sequence MFGLEAIDLARMQFAFTVSFHILFPAITIGLASYLAVLEGMWLKTRDDTYRDLYHFWSKIFAVNFGMGVVSGLVMAYQFGTNWSRFSDFAGAVTGPLLTYEVLTAFFLEAGFLGVMLFGWNRVGRGLHFFSTVMVAIGTLISTFWILASNSWMQTPQGHEIIDGRVIPVDWFAVVFNPSFPFRLAHMSIAAFVATAFFVGASAAWHLLRGRNTPAIRRMFSMAMWMALIVAPVQAFVGDMHGLNTLEHQPAKIAAIEGHWENKGDEATPLILFGWPDMEAEKTRFAVEIPYLGSLILTHSLDKQVPALKSFPKEDRPNSTIVFWSFRVMAGLGMLMIFVGLWSVWLRKKDALFTCRPFLYLTLWMGPSGLIALLAGWFTTEIGRQPWVVYGLMRTADASSNHSVTQMSITLVMFVVVYFSLFGVGLGYMMRLVRKGPKAHEETINTGGPGTQRTPARPLSAAHEGTEEGQTDTLSKGH is encoded by the coding sequence ATGTTCGGTTTAGAGGCAATCGATCTCGCCCGAATGCAGTTTGCGTTTACGGTCTCGTTCCACATTCTGTTTCCTGCCATCACCATCGGTCTGGCCAGCTACCTGGCCGTGCTCGAAGGCATGTGGCTGAAAACCCGTGACGACACCTACCGCGACCTGTATCACTTCTGGTCGAAGATATTCGCAGTCAACTTCGGCATGGGCGTGGTCTCCGGCCTGGTCATGGCATACCAGTTCGGTACCAACTGGAGTCGGTTCTCCGACTTCGCCGGTGCTGTCACCGGCCCGTTGCTCACCTACGAAGTACTGACTGCGTTCTTCCTGGAAGCGGGCTTCCTGGGCGTCATGCTGTTCGGCTGGAACCGCGTGGGCCGCGGCCTGCACTTCTTCTCGACGGTCATGGTTGCGATCGGCACCTTGATCTCGACGTTCTGGATCCTGGCGTCCAACAGCTGGATGCAGACCCCGCAGGGCCACGAGATCATCGACGGTCGAGTGATTCCGGTCGACTGGTTCGCGGTGGTCTTCAATCCCTCGTTCCCGTTCCGCCTGGCGCACATGTCCATCGCCGCCTTCGTCGCCACGGCGTTCTTCGTCGGTGCCTCGGCCGCCTGGCATCTGCTGCGCGGGCGCAACACACCGGCCATCCGCCGCATGTTCTCCATGGCCATGTGGATGGCGTTGATCGTCGCCCCGGTGCAGGCCTTCGTCGGCGACATGCACGGCCTGAATACCCTGGAGCACCAGCCCGCCAAGATCGCCGCGATCGAAGGCCACTGGGAAAACAAGGGTGACGAAGCCACCCCGCTGATCCTCTTCGGCTGGCCCGACATGGAAGCGGAGAAAACCCGCTTCGCGGTCGAGATTCCCTATCTGGGCAGCCTGATCCTGACCCACAGCCTGGACAAGCAGGTGCCGGCGCTCAAATCCTTTCCCAAGGAAGACCGACCCAACTCAACCATCGTCTTCTGGTCGTTCCGGGTCATGGCCGGCCTGGGCATGCTGATGATCTTCGTCGGTCTGTGGAGCGTGTGGCTGCGCAAGAAAGACGCGCTGTTCACCTGCCGTCCATTCCTCTACCTGACCTTGTGGATGGGGCCATCGGGCCTGATCGCCCTGCTGGCGGGCTGGTTCACCACCGAGATCGGCCGTCAGCCGTGGGTGGTCTACGGCCTGATGCGCACCGCCGATGCTTCCTCAAACCACAGCGTCACGCAGATGAGCATCACCCTGGTGATGTTCGTCGTAGTGTACTTCTCGCTGTTCGGCGTGGGCCTGGGCTACATGATGCGCCTGGTGCGCAAGGGTCCCAAGGCACACGAAGAAACAATCAACACCGGCGGTCCTGGTACCCAGCGCACCCCTGCACGTCCTCTGTCCGCTGCCCATGAAGGCACGGAAGAAGGCCAAACCGACACCTTGAGCAAGGGGCACTAA
- a CDS encoding xanthine dehydrogenase family protein molybdopterin-binding subunit, which produces MSTLGKPMDRVDGLLKVTGQARYAGEFPEDGLLFGSVVSSTIANGRVLSINASKALALPGVVAVIDHTNRPKLASYDEKYEDDDAADGSPFRPLYNDNVLYSGQPLALVVAENLELARHAGALVQIEYAQEPHQTDLRAQLSAAKPAPAELPEPRGDFAGQYAAAPITVDATYDTPVEHHNPMEPHASTALYQADGSLVIHDKTQSTQNCQTYLSNVFGLDKDKIRVMAAFVGGAFGSGLRPQYQLPLAVMAALHLKRSVRVTLTRQQMFTFGYRPRTVQQLQLACNADGKLQAVGHTATGQTSRFEDFSEHVVEWSGMLYHCDNVKLTYNLVPLDVFTPLDMRAPGAALGMIGLECAMDELAVAAKIDPVQLRLVNFSDTNQNEGKPYSSKELKACYQQGAERFGWSQRTVEPRSMRRDNQLVGMGMAGGVWEAMQMPASAKAKIDKQGKLVVSSATTDIGTGTYTVMTQIAAAAAGVAAQDVEFKLGDSSLPTAPLQGGSFTVSSVGTAVQQACEALKAKLIHAASQVHPAFADADPAQVFIEDGELRCPGHHVSLQNLSGIDGMDTFEAQVDAEPDKKREGYATATHSAVFVEVEVDEDLGTIRVTRVVSAVAAGRVVNPKMARSQILGGVVWGLGMALQEETQTDHNLGRFMNHSLAEYHIPVNADINDIDVTFVDEPDDIVNALGSKGVGEIGIVGVAAAVANAIYHATGKRVREFPITLDKVL; this is translated from the coding sequence ATGAGCACACTTGGCAAACCCATGGACCGCGTCGACGGTCTGCTCAAGGTAACCGGCCAGGCGCGCTACGCTGGCGAGTTTCCCGAAGATGGCCTGCTGTTCGGCAGCGTGGTCTCCAGCACCATCGCCAACGGCCGTGTGCTCTCCATCAATGCCTCCAAGGCCCTGGCGCTGCCGGGCGTGGTGGCCGTGATCGACCACACCAACCGCCCGAAGCTGGCCAGCTACGACGAAAAATACGAAGACGATGATGCCGCTGACGGCTCGCCGTTTCGCCCGCTGTACAATGACAACGTGCTCTACAGCGGCCAGCCGCTGGCGCTGGTCGTCGCGGAAAACCTGGAACTGGCGCGCCATGCGGGCGCTCTGGTGCAGATCGAATACGCCCAGGAACCTCACCAGACCGACCTGCGCGCACAACTGTCCGCCGCCAAGCCGGCGCCGGCTGAACTGCCCGAACCGCGCGGCGATTTTGCCGGGCAATACGCTGCCGCCCCTATTACGGTCGACGCCACCTACGACACGCCGGTCGAGCACCATAACCCGATGGAGCCTCATGCCAGCACCGCGCTGTATCAGGCCGACGGCAGCCTGGTGATCCACGACAAGACCCAGAGCACGCAGAACTGCCAGACCTATCTGTCCAACGTGTTCGGCCTGGACAAGGACAAGATCCGCGTCATGGCTGCTTTCGTCGGCGGCGCCTTCGGCTCCGGCCTGCGTCCGCAGTACCAGCTGCCGCTGGCCGTGATGGCCGCCCTGCACCTCAAGCGCTCGGTACGCGTCACCCTGACCCGCCAGCAGATGTTCACCTTCGGCTACCGTCCGCGCACCGTGCAGCAGCTGCAACTGGCCTGCAACGCCGACGGCAAGCTGCAGGCGGTCGGCCACACCGCGACCGGTCAGACCTCGCGTTTCGAAGACTTCTCCGAGCACGTCGTGGAGTGGAGCGGCATGCTCTACCACTGCGACAACGTCAAGCTGACCTACAACCTGGTGCCCTTGGACGTGTTCACGCCCCTGGACATGCGCGCTCCCGGCGCAGCCCTGGGCATGATCGGCCTGGAATGCGCGATGGACGAGCTGGCCGTGGCGGCCAAGATTGACCCCGTGCAACTGCGCCTGGTCAATTTCTCCGACACCAACCAGAACGAAGGCAAGCCGTATTCCAGCAAGGAACTCAAGGCCTGCTACCAGCAGGGCGCCGAACGTTTCGGCTGGAGCCAGCGCACGGTGGAGCCGCGCAGCATGCGCCGTGACAACCAGTTGGTTGGCATGGGCATGGCCGGTGGGGTCTGGGAGGCCATGCAGATGCCGGCCAGCGCCAAGGCCAAAATCGACAAGCAAGGCAAGCTGGTGGTCAGCAGCGCGACCACTGACATCGGCACCGGCACCTATACAGTGATGACCCAGATCGCTGCGGCAGCGGCCGGTGTCGCCGCGCAGGACGTGGAGTTCAAGCTGGGCGACTCGTCGCTGCCCACCGCGCCACTGCAAGGTGGCTCGTTCACCGTGTCATCGGTGGGGACCGCCGTGCAGCAGGCCTGCGAAGCGCTCAAGGCCAAGTTGATCCACGCCGCCAGCCAGGTGCATCCGGCGTTTGCCGATGCCGACCCTGCACAGGTGTTCATCGAGGACGGCGAGCTGCGCTGCCCGGGCCATCACGTGTCGCTGCAGAACCTGAGCGGCATCGACGGCATGGATACCTTCGAAGCCCAGGTCGATGCCGAGCCGGACAAGAAGCGTGAAGGCTATGCCACGGCCACGCATTCGGCGGTGTTCGTCGAAGTGGAAGTGGACGAAGACCTGGGCACCATCCGCGTCACCCGCGTGGTGAGTGCCGTGGCCGCCGGTCGTGTGGTGAACCCGAAGATGGCCCGCAGCCAGATCCTCGGCGGCGTGGTCTGGGGCCTGGGCATGGCCCTGCAGGAAGAAACTCAGACCGACCATAACCTGGGCCGCTTCATGAACCACAGCCTGGCCGAGTACCACATTCCAGTGAATGCCGACATCAACGACATCGACGTGACCTTCGTCGACGAGCCCGACGACATCGTCAACGCCCTGGGTTCCAAGGGCGTCGGCGAGATCGGCATCGTCGGTGTCGCGGCTGCCGTGGCCAACGCCATCTACCACGCTACCGGCAAGCGTGTCCGCGAGTTCCCCATCACCCTCGACAAGGTGCTCTGA